The DNA segment GATCTGATTCCGTACAACCCTACAAATCCTCAGTTTATCTACCGTAGTCCATTGGTGAAGTTCTCCAATAAGCTGGTGCCGATCCTGAACAATGATTATATCTTTGACATTGCAGAGCTGATGGCGGTACCAACGGTACAACATTCGCTTGGGGAGTTGCTGGCTAATTTCTTTGCGGTATTTTTTGCCAAGGATGAACTGGATCAGCAGCTGATTAAATTAAGTGTGACCTGGAACTATCCGATATTGCAGAGTGAGTCGATCCAGACGGACCCATTGGTATTACCGGCAGCGATCCAATTGCCGATATTGCTGGCACCGCCGTTTAATTTTGCCATCCCGGCAGATTTTACGATTCCGGCGGGAGGTTGTTCGGCTACGGGAAGTCCGGCAGATTCGTTTGTATGTAAGTTGTCTGCAGCGATCAAGACCTGGTATGGACAGAATAATCCGACTACAACCAATGCCTGGCTTCAATTGGATGTGTCTGTTTTCTCTTCATTAACGGAGGTTAAACTGCCATTGATTGAGTTGAAGAACATAATTTTATTTTATAGCGACATTAATGATTTGAACTAAACCGGGCTTGTTTTACAGGAATTACATCTCCCTTGCTGAGGCAGGGGAGATGTATTGTTTTCAGGATATATTTATTGGTCTTCCAATTCAGCACGGACCTTTTTAACATAGTCCAGTTCGACATCTGCGATACGTGCCGCTTGTTCATCAGATAAATTAAGCTCCAGTATAAGGTTCTTTACTACTTGCTGGGTTTTTTTTTCTCTACCTCTGCGATAAAAGAAATCGTTTTCTTCCTTAAAAAATGTACTTACTGACTGCATAGTGTTTTCAAATTGTTGGTTAATACTACTTCGTAATTGTGCTATGTTGAATATCGTCTGGTAGTTCTTCACTAATTCGAATATCTAATCTCAGCACGTCTCTGACGATCACAGGAAGTGTAACTTCAAGATTTTCCTTGATGATCTTATCATACTGACTGGCTTGTGGCCGATTGTTATTTTGCTTTGACATTAATCAAATGTACATATTTTAAGTTTAATTAGTAAATATTATTTCTTTGTAATTTATTTATATTGATTGGTACGCCATTCTATGGAGAAGTAATGGTCTAAATGCCACTGGTCAATACCCAAGTTCTCCTGATCAAATTCCTGATGAAATCTTTTTGATTCAATTTTTCTTTGCCACATAATTAAAACCTCTTTAAATTTTAAATTATGTTAAAAAGAAAAACAATTCAGCTGTCACTCTCTGTGGTGATAGCGGTAACGATGTGTTATGAGTATAATACACTTAAACTGCCAGTAAAGCAGGTTTCTTCAATTAGCATAGGTCAAAATGGCCATCCTCAAGATACAACAGTCAGTACTTCTTTTAGTTACGGAAAGTAATCAGGCGAAGCTCATGACACTTAGGCAACACCCAGGTTCGACACTTCAGGTGCCGAAACGCTCATTTTGTCCCCTCTATTTTACCATTTATCCCCTTAATGTTTAGGAAATCGCTGCATAATTTTACTTAGAAGGTCTGTGTAACAGCTTTAGAATTAACTAAATATTAACCAAATCCCTAAAAAAAATGAGAAATGAAAAAATGAAATGCTACATGCTATTTGCGTGTATGTGGGTAGCCTTTTTATCTTGTAAAAAAGATAAGATAGAAGCTACATCAAAAAATGGCCAGGTTAAAGCCTGGGAAACCCTGATAGACGGAACTTCTTTTGCCAACTACGCCAATTTTGAGGCGGAGTGGAATTACAATTATCCCTGGGGTGCAGATCACAATGGTACTGCCCGTATGGTAGGAAGTTCAACAAATCATAATCAGATTTCGCTTAGTGGAAGTGTATTGACCATTAAGGCGACCAGATTGACCACATCTCCCGGAAATAGCACTGCCAATGGTTTTACCCATATACCCATCTGGTACAATTCCGGTGCTTGTTATGCGAAGGAAAAGGTGATCATTAATGATCAGTTTCCAAGCTATACCATATCTGGCGATTTTGCTGTACCTACAGGCAAAGGAACCTGGCCTGCCTTTTGGATTACCGGTGTGAATTCCTGGCCACCTGAAAGCGATATTATGGAATTTAAAGGTAGCAGTACAAACTGGCAGAATACCTATGATGGAGGCTGGGAGAATAAACTTACCGGGGTTTCTAACGCTGGTTCCTATCACAATTACAAATGTTGGTACAATAAAATAAATGCTACAGATGTGGAATGCCATTATTATATCGATAATGTTTGGACGGCGAGGCACGTTTTAAGCAATTCAGTGAATAAACCAATGTGGCTGATCATCAACATGCAGATGGAGGGAGATAGCGGTGGTCCCGGCCCTTCCGGCGATACATTTTACACCGGCAAAAATATCTATTTGGGCAGAGAAAGGGCCTTTTAATTTATAAAACCAGATTCCCCATAGGAGGTGGCTTTACAGCTGCCTCCTTTTATAGTATATGATAAGATGAAACCATCAAAAGGCAATTATATTCCAATGAAAAAGTATCTGATCATATTTGCGGGTACATTCCTTTGTATTTTATTGATGCAATGTAAGAAGGAAGAATTGACAATACCAGAGGATGAGGTAAGCCTGGTAATCCATAACATTAACTTGCTAAGACAAAATGGATGTCAATGTGGTAATGACTATATGCCTCCTGTGCCTGTCTTGTCTTTAAATAGCCAATTGCAAAATGCGGCAACCGGCCACGCCAGGGATATGGTTCAGAAAAACTATTTCGATCATTTATCTCCTGAAGGCGGTACACCAGCCGAACGGGTATCAAATGCAGGTTATAAAGGCAATTTTATCGCAGAAAACTTAGGCAGGGGGTATCTCCATGCAGATCAGGTGGTAACGGCCTGGAAAAATAGCGTAAGCCACTGTAAAGCAATGATGGATGCCAACAGTAAAGAAGCAGGGGTAGGGATGGCTCAAAATTACTGGGTGGTCGCCTTTGGCAGCCTCTGAATTGATCATCCACATCCCCGTTAGGGGTACCAGGGTTTACCTTCGATTTGAAATTCATTTTATTTGGCTTTATTATGACTCGTTTTTTATGTGGTTTTTGGTAAATGCAAAGTGGTATAACCATGAAAAGAAAATTCCATCAGTATTATAAACTAAAACCTGATAGAAATATATTTTAAACAATAAAAATTATCGTGTAATTTAGTTTTTGTCATGTAGACTTATTATTTTAGTCTATGAATCGCCTCAAACTTAACATTAATTCATTTTTTACCATTGGTTTAGCTTTAATCCTTCTGTTTGTAGGGAATCAATCTTATGCTCAGCAAAAAACATCAATTGGTGTAATTAGAAATACGGTACTCAGCTTCTTAAAATGGCATAAATCGGGTGCTGAAGAGAAACCTGGGGAAAGCTATTTTGTTCCCCGCTATGATGGTAAAGATTCTGTAAAGACCTATTTTGATACGGATAGCTTAGAAATGTACTACAATAATTTTCGAAAAAGCGGTTTTGTTTCCGAACATTACATTAATGAGCTCAAAGATTACTTTAATTTTTATGGCAAGTTTATTGGCCCGAAACGGGAACCTGGAGAGATCATTAAAATAGATGGGCTGGATCAGGATATCATTCTTAATACTTTTGAACCAGAAGCTGTTCTGGATCATCTGGATAAAGCAACAATTACCAAATCATTGGTTATTTATAACAAAGCTTTGGTAGGTGTAAATTTCTCCAAAGGGGTAAATATGATATTTACTTTGACCAAATCCGATAAAAAATGGCTAATTGATTATATAGGGGCTGATAATACGAGCCAAAAGAGTTTTTTTAGGCAGTGATTAATTAAATACAGTGACAGAGGAAATCAGCTGATTTCTGATAGTAGAATTCAATGATCATTAATCCGATATGAAGAATAAAATCGAAGAAATGCGATCAGCTTACGGACTTAGTGAAGAAGGCAGTCTTTTAACCATGCTGGACGATTTTAAAGATGAAGAGATCAGAAGGTATTGCCGGATGGTACTCAGAACCTATTCCGATCTGAAAAAAGAGGATTGGTCTATAGGGATGGAAGGAGGAGATTATATCTATAGTTTCGCAGGCAATCATGTCTTTATCACTGACGATATCTGGAGCTTTGATCTGGTTGCGAAACCAGAGGTGTTACAATTATTGGCAGATAAGATGAGGGCACTTAAAAAGCTATCTGAAAAAACTTAGCCCGTCATTCCATTTTTATCTTTAAGTTTATAATCGAATGTTTCACGAAACGCCATTTGATGTTATAAGCCATGCCTAAGAAAATTCTTATTGTTGAAGATGAGTTCATCATTGCAGATCTTCTGAAGAGTATCGTGGAGAAGGCTGGTTATGAGGTCTGCGGATTTGCAGATAATGTAGATGAGGCCCTGAAGC comes from the Pedobacter sp. FW305-3-2-15-E-R2A2 genome and includes:
- a CDS encoding glycoside hydrolase gives rise to the protein MRNEKMKCYMLFACMWVAFLSCKKDKIEATSKNGQVKAWETLIDGTSFANYANFEAEWNYNYPWGADHNGTARMVGSSTNHNQISLSGSVLTIKATRLTTSPGNSTANGFTHIPIWYNSGACYAKEKVIINDQFPSYTISGDFAVPTGKGTWPAFWITGVNSWPPESDIMEFKGSSTNWQNTYDGGWENKLTGVSNAGSYHNYKCWYNKINATDVECHYYIDNVWTARHVLSNSVNKPMWLIINMQMEGDSGGPGPSGDTFYTGKNIYLGRERAF
- a CDS encoding CAP domain-containing protein codes for the protein MKPSKGNYIPMKKYLIIFAGTFLCILLMQCKKEELTIPEDEVSLVIHNINLLRQNGCQCGNDYMPPVPVLSLNSQLQNAATGHARDMVQKNYFDHLSPEGGTPAERVSNAGYKGNFIAENLGRGYLHADQVVTAWKNSVSHCKAMMDANSKEAGVGMAQNYWVVAFGSL